A window of bacterium genomic DNA:
TGCCGGTGTAGATTGAAGGAGTACTCCATGATGGAAGTTCATCGGTACGCGCCGTTTTCCAAACTTCTTTGCCATCCGCCACATTAAAAGCTGCAAGAAACGAATTTTCATGCTTATCACTTTGAATGATCAGCAAGTTCTTATATATGATAGGAGAGCTTGCATGCCCCCAATGACTTGTCGGATCATTAGCGAGTCCGGGATTTAATAATCCAAGATCTTTCTTCCAAACAAGCTTGCCGTCAAAGTCGTAAACATAGAGCCCTTCTGAACCCATGATCGCTGCGACATATTTTCCATCCGTTACTGGTGTCGAATTGGCCTGGCTAGATTTTTCATGGCGTTTCGAACGTGGCAATCCTTTATAGGCAGTTTGTTCCCAGAGAATTTTTCCTGTCTTTACATCGATGGAAAAAATTTTCCAGGTGTGTTCTACGGAATCATCATGCCAGTTGGATTCATAACCGATCGCTGTGGTCACAAAAATTCGATCTCCCCAAACAATCGGACTGGAATGCCCTACTCCGGGTATTTCAGTGGACCACAAAATATTTGCTTTGGATTCAACGTTCCAGCTTTCTGGAATGTTGTTACCATCCGCTTTTCCGGACGCATTCGGACCTCGAAACTGCGGCCAGTTTTCGGCGTTCACTACGGAAGCAACGAACATGCAAATCAGCATCAACTTTACAAACTTCATGGCAATTTCCGATACTCCTATAATTATAGGAGGCTTTACTACAGAGATAGGAGGTCGTCAAGAGAGATTGCCATATGACTACGGAAATGTCCTGAATAGAATTCTCGTTCGTCATATAAGAAAAAGGAGAAATAATCATGACAACGAAGAATACAGAAAATCATAAAGTCGTATCACGAGATGAATGGATTCGTGCGCGCAAAGAGCTGCTTGCAAAAGAAAAGAACCTCACCCATGAGCGTGACAGTCTGAGTGA
This region includes:
- a CDS encoding PQQ-binding-like beta-propeller repeat protein, coding for MKFVKLMLICMFVASVVNAENWPQFRGPNASGKADGNNIPESWNVESKANILWSTEIPGVGHSSPIVWGDRIFVTTAIGYESNWHDDSVEHTWKIFSIDVKTGKILWEQTAYKGLPRSKRHEKSSQANSTPVTDGKYVAAIMGSEGLYVYDFDGKLVWKKDLGLLNPGLANDPTSHWGHASSPIIYKNLLIIQSDKHENSFLAAFNVADGKEVWKTARTDELPSWSTPSIYTGKNHSEILTNGQFFRGYDVQDGKEIWRFKDAAEVKQPTPLVEGDTFFFAGGYPRGRPFYALRAGATGDISLKEGETKNNFLVWRIEKGGPYTPTQIAYKRYLYSVQNNGALTSYDIQTGEKKYETKLEGDYSASPVASDDNLFFASEDGVVFVVKAGPEFKLVSKNDMDSPCYATPAIANRVMYLRTLEALFAISKKDAAQ
- a CDS encoding DUF899 domain-containing protein, yielding MTTKNTENHKVVSRDEWIRARKELLAKEKNLTHERDSLS